The Pseudofrankia sp. DC12 region CACCAGAGACCCCCATGTGCCGCCTCCAGAGGGAAGGTCCGGCCGAGGTTCGCGACTCGGATCCGCGTCGCCGTCGTCGATGGGAGCCCCGGCGACCCGCCCCCGAGATCGGGTGCCGCGCTGGAGGTTCTCCAGATCATGCACGTCGACCGTGTGCCCCGCCACTTGGTCGCGCTCCGCGAGTGCCCGGATGGTATCGCGCGAGCGGCGCCCGGAGCGAGGCCCCGGCACCGCCGGCGGCCGCGTCCCGGCCACCGGCCGGTCCATCGGCGCACAACGTTTCGCCATGAATTGCAAGGCTCGCGCCCTGCCGGCCGGCCGGCGATCGTCACGAGCTAGCGTCTGCTGGCGAGTGGTAGGACCGCGTTGTTCCGGCCAGGAGGGTGCTCTGGTGTCCCTGAGCTGGCCTTTCCGCGCCGCGAAACACCGGGCCGCGCCCGTTGTGGCCACGCTCGCGGTCGCCGTCCTCGCGCTCGTGGGCTGCGGTTCCGTGACGAGCACCGGAACGCCCGAGCCCGCCCCGAGCATGGCCGCGGCAGCCTTCCCGACCCGGTTCGCGGTCGTGGACGCGCTGGCCGCCACCCTCACTCCGTCGGCCAGCCCGTCCGCGACCCCAACCGTTCCGGCGAGCACGACGCCACCGGTGCCGTCCGGGTCGCCGGGCCCCTCCACGGCGGTCCCGGCCAGTACCAGCAGCGCCCCGGCCCCGCCTCGCGTGCCGGTGGCCGCCGGCCGGATTCGGCCCGGCGCCGTCTACTCCGGCCGGGCGACGGAGCACGACGCCGGCAGCGGCGACGGCAACTGCCTGCTCGGGTCGAGCGACTCCGCCATGCAGGTGGTCGCGATGAACGAGGTGGACTACGACAACGCCCGTTCCTGTGGCGCCTACCTTGAGGTGACGGGGCCGGGCGGGAGCACCGTCGTGAAGGTCGTCGACCGGTGCCCCGAGTGCCCCGCCGGCGCTCTCGACCTCAGCCAGCAGGCGTTCGACCGGATCGCGGGCGGCGCCCAGGGCGGGCTCGACAAGGTCACCTGGCGGCTGGTGAGCCCGGCCGACATCGGCCCGCTCGAGTTCCAGGTCAAGAAGGAGTCCTCCCAGTGGTGGGTGTCGCTCCAGGTCCGTAACCACCGCAACCCGGTCGTGTCCCTGGAGATCCAGCGCGGCGGCCAGTGGGTCGCGGTGGAGCGCCAGATGTACAACTACTTCGAGTCCGAGGGCTTCGGGGCCGGCCCGTTCACCGTGCGGGTCACCGACCTGTACGGCCAGCAGATCGTCGCCACGGTCAACCTGACGCCCGGCGCGGTGCAGACGACCAACACCCAGTTCACCCGCCACTGAGCGCCCGGCACCGCCCGGCACCGCCCGGCCGCGTCCGGGCTGGGGCTTGCCCGCGACCCGTTCCGCTCGACAAATGAGCAGGTGCTCATCACTCGAGGTGCCGGAGCCGGAACGGAAGAGCCTACTAGAAGGCTGGGAGCGGGCCGGGGCGGCCACGAGTTTGTAGCGAGCGTTCGCTCCGGATGCTACGGTCCGCCGGGGGGAAGGATCGGCTCGACTCCGGCTTTCCTCGCAAGATCGGCTCCAACCCGGCTTTGTCACGACGACCCCGGGTACTGGACGGCGCATCTAGGCCTTCAAGGAGAGAGTGGCATGGCGATCCAGAGCATCAACCCAGCGACCGGCGCCGTCCTGAAGACCTTCGACGCGCTGGACGCCGACGAGATCGACAGCAGGCTGGCGCTGGCGGCCGCAACGTTCGCCAGCTACCGGCGCACGACGTTCGCCGGACGCGCCGCCCTGATGCGCGCGGCGGCCGACCTGCTCGACGCCGGGCGGGGTGACATCGCTGTCACGATGACGGCCGAGATGGGCAAGACGGTCGCCTCCGCCGCGGCCGAGGCTGCCAAGTGCGCCAAGGCGATGCGCTTCTACGCCGAGCACGCGGAGGCCTTCCTCGCGGACGAGCCGCTGGACGACCCGTCCGTCGTCGGCGCGAGCCGGGCGTACGCGCGCTACCAGCCGATCGGCCCGGTGCTCGCCGTGATGCCGTGGAACTTCCCGCTCTGGCAGGTCACCCGGTTCGCCGCGCCCGCGCTGATGGCCGGCAACGTCGGCCTGCTCAAGCACGCCTCCAACGTCCCGCAGTGCGCGCTCTACCTGGAGGACCTCTTCCTGCGGGCCGGCTTCCCCCGCGGCGCCTTCCAGACACTGCTGATCGGCGCCGGCCAGGTGGAGTCCGTGCTGCGCGACCCGCGGGTGGCCGGCGCGGCGGTGACCGGCAGCGAGCCGGCCGGCCAGTCGGTCGCCGCGATCTGCGGCGACGAGATCAAGAAGACCGTGCTGGAGCTCGGCGGCAGCGACCCGTTCGTGGTCATGCCGTCGGCCGACCTGGAGCGGGCGGCGACGGTCGCCGTGACGGCCCGCTGCCAGAACAACGGCCAGTCC contains the following coding sequences:
- a CDS encoding expansin EXLX1 family cellulose-binding protein, with the protein product MSLSWPFRAAKHRAAPVVATLAVAVLALVGCGSVTSTGTPEPAPSMAAAAFPTRFAVVDALAATLTPSASPSATPTVPASTTPPVPSGSPGPSTAVPASTSSAPAPPRVPVAAGRIRPGAVYSGRATEHDAGSGDGNCLLGSSDSAMQVVAMNEVDYDNARSCGAYLEVTGPGGSTVVKVVDRCPECPAGALDLSQQAFDRIAGGAQGGLDKVTWRLVSPADIGPLEFQVKKESSQWWVSLQVRNHRNPVVSLEIQRGGQWVAVERQMYNYFESEGFGAGPFTVRVTDLYGQQIVATVNLTPGAVQTTNTQFTRH
- a CDS encoding NADP-dependent succinic semialdehyde dehydrogenase; translation: MAIQSINPATGAVLKTFDALDADEIDSRLALAAATFASYRRTTFAGRAALMRAAADLLDAGRGDIAVTMTAEMGKTVASAAAEAAKCAKAMRFYAEHAEAFLADEPLDDPSVVGASRAYARYQPIGPVLAVMPWNFPLWQVTRFAAPALMAGNVGLLKHASNVPQCALYLEDLFLRAGFPRGAFQTLLIGAGQVESVLRDPRVAGAAVTGSEPAGQSVAAICGDEIKKTVLELGGSDPFVVMPSADLERAATVAVTARCQNNGQSCIAAKRFIVHDAVYDEFARLFTEKMAALTVGDPMTDGVDVGPVATEQGRVDLEELLDDAVAKGASVLCGGKAPAGPGWFFPPTVVAEVTPAMRLYLEETFGPLAALYRAPDLDTALEIANATSFGLSSNAWTTDPAEQERFANELVAGAVFINGMTTSYPELPFGGVRRSGYGRELGAVGIREFCNQKTVWVG